The Fortiea contorta PCC 7126 genome has a segment encoding these proteins:
- a CDS encoding response regulator: MKTVLIVEDDLINARVFSKILTKRGGLDVKHTENVEEVIEIAQAGAADLILMDVSLSRSVYQGKSVDGIKITQMLKSDPLTANLPVILVTAHAMEGDRENFLKQSGANGYISKPIVDHQQFVDQIMALIPQ, encoded by the coding sequence ATGAAAACTGTTTTGATTGTCGAAGATGATTTAATTAATGCTCGCGTTTTTTCCAAGATTTTGACTAAGCGCGGTGGCTTAGACGTGAAACACACTGAAAATGTAGAAGAAGTCATCGAAATTGCCCAAGCTGGTGCAGCAGACTTGATTTTGATGGATGTTTCCCTTTCCCGGAGTGTTTATCAAGGTAAATCTGTTGATGGCATCAAAATTACACAAATGTTGAAATCTGACCCGCTAACAGCTAATTTACCTGTGATTCTGGTTACGGCTCACGCTATGGAAGGCGATCGCGAAAACTTTCTTAAACAAAGCGGCGCTAATGGTTACATCTCAAAACCCATAGTTGATCATCAACAGTTTGTTGACCAAATTATGGCACTTATACCGCAATAA